The genomic window GGACCCGGCCGCGCCGGCGGCGGTGAGGAGCTCGGCGGCATCCGCTCGGTGCTCCATTACATGCAGCGCACCGCGATCCAGGGCTCGCCCCGCATGCTCACCGCGCTGACCGGGGTGTGGCATCCGGGAGCCGAGACCGACTCCGCTGGCACGCACCCCTTCCGCAAACCGCTCTCGGAGCTGCGGATCGGGGACGCCGTGGAATCGGCCGAGCGCGAGGTCACCCTCGACGACATCGAGGTGTTCGCGAGATTCACCGGCGACACGTTCTACGCCCACATGGACGAGGAGTCCGCCGCGGCGAACCCGTTCTTCCCGGGGCGCGTCGCGCACGGCTACCTCCTCGTGTCGTGGGCGGCGGGGCTTTTCGTGGATCCGGCACCCGGTCCGGTGCTGGCGAACTCGGGGCTCGAGAACCTGCGCTTCGTCACTCCCGTCTCGCCCGGCGACCGCATCCGCGTCGCCCTGACCGCGAAGCAGATCACCCCGCGCGAGACCGACGAGTACGGCGAGGTGCGGTGGGACGCCGTGATTCGCAACCAGAACGACGAGATCGTCGCGCAGTACGACGTGCTCACGCTCGTGGCGAAGACGTGGGCGCCCGCTCCCGTGGCGGTGCCGGCATGAGCCTGCGGCCGATGATGCAGAACGACCGCGCGTCGGCGATGCTCGGCATGGTGGTCGAACACGACGCCCCGGGGGAGTCGCGCGTGTCGATGACCGTGCGCGACGACATGCTGAACGGCTTCGCCATCACCCACGGCGGGCTCGTGTTCACCCTCGCCGACACGGCCTTCGCGATCGCGTGCAACGAAGACGAGCGGGTCACGGTCGCCGGGGGCGCCGACATCACGTTCCTGAAGTCGACGACGGCGGGACAGACGCTCACCGCGACAGCCGCCCGTCGCGCGCGGAGCGGGCGGACGGGCCTGTACGACATCCGCGTGACGGATGAGACGGGCGACCTCGTCGCCGAGGTGCGCGGCCGCAGCATCACGACGGATCGGCGGCCGCTCGCGGCCGACGCAACCTCCGCGATTCGCGCACGCTCAGCCCGACACGCCGAGGTCGCGGCTGAGGATGTGCAGATCGCGGAGGCCCCCTCGACGAGCCCCGCAGCCTCGACCCCGAACCCCGCCCCCGAGCGCGACGAGGCGCTCACGACCACGGAGGTGTCCCGATGACCCTGACCGCCGCATCGCGCCCCGACTTCCTGGCATCCGTCGATCCGACCGCGATCCCGCTCGAGAGCCTGCGCGCGCTGCAGCTCGAACGGCTGCAGTGGACCGTCCGCCACGCCTACGAGAACGTCGCGCTCTACCGACGCAAATTCGACGAAGCCGGCGTCCACCCCGACGACATCCGCAGCCTCGACGACATCCGCCTGCTGCCCTTCACGACCAAGGCCGACCTGCGGGAGACCTACCCCTTCGGCATGTTCGCGGTGTCGATGGCCGACGTCCGCCGCATCCACGCGTCGTCGGGCACGACCGGGCGCCCCACCGTCGTCGGCTACACCGCGGGCGACCTCGACCGGTGGGCCGATCTCGTCGCGCGGTCGCTGAGCGCTGCAGGCATCCGCGCCGGGGATCGCGTGCACAACGCCTACGGCTACGGCCTGTTCACCGGCGGTCTCGGCGCCCACGCGGGCATCGAGCGCCTCGGCGCGACCGTCATCCCCGTGTCGGGCGGGCAGACCGCGCGGCAGGCGCAGCTCATCCAGGACTTCGAGCCGGATGCCATCCTCTGCACGCCCAGCTACCTCTTGACGATCGCCGACGCGCTGGAGTCCGCCGGCGTCGACCCGCGGTCGACCTCGCTGAGGGTCGCTGTTCTCGGTGCCGAGCCGTGGACGAACGAGATGCGCCACGAGATCGAGCGTCGCCTCGACCTCGTCGCGGTCGACATCTACGGCCTGAGCGAGGTGATGGGTCCGGGCGTGGCATCCGAGAGCGCCCTCACCAAGGACGGTCCGCACATCTGGGAAGACCACTTCCTCCCCGAGACGATCGACGGCGACAGCGGAGAGCCCGTCGGCGACGGCGAGCTCGGCGAGCTGGTGTTCACCTCGCTCACCAAGGAGGCGTTCCCGGTCATCCGCTACCGCACCCGCGACCTCACCCGGCTGCAGCCCGGCTCGGCGTTCCCGGCGATGCGGCGCATCGAGAAGATCACCGGCCGCAACGACGACATGATCATCCTGCGCGGGGTGAACCTCTTCCCCACGCAGATCGAGGAGATCGTGCTGGGCATCGAGACGCTCACCCCGTACTTCGTGCTCGAGCTGCGTCGAGAGGGACGAATGGATGCCATGACCGTGCGCATCGAGCGGCATCCGGCCCTCGACCGCGAGGTGTGCGAGGTCGCGGGCGTCGTGCTGCAGCAGCGCATCAAGGTGCTGATCGGCACGACCGTCGACGTGCGCGTCGAGGAGCCCGGCGTGCTGCCGCGCAGCGAGGGCAAGTACAAGCGCGTGTACGACCTGCGGTGAGAGCGGGGGTGCGTCGGCCGGGCGGGTCGGGCTGGATGCTCTGCGCCTCTCGTGCGCAACGCAGGACATTCGGGAGGCTGGGCCCGAATCGCCCGCCGGGTTGACGGGATCGGGTGTGCCGCGCCGCCGCTTCTCCTGCGTTGTGGCTCATCTCGCGGCGTGACCCTCCCCGGCGCGTGGACACGGGGGAGAGCTGCGCGCCGACTCAACCTTCCGCGCGCGCGAGGGGTGTGCCGTCGAGCCCGTCGATCAGGTCGCGGAGGCTGTCGAAGACGCTTTCGGCCCCGGCGCCCGTCAGCTCTTCCCGCGAGAAGCCGCCGGTTCGTACCGCGATCGTGGGAACGGATGCCTTCGACGCGGCGATCGCGTCCCAGGGGGAGTCTCCGATCATGAGGCCGCGCGAACCCGGCACGCGATCGAGTGCCGTCTGGACGAGGTCGGGCGCGGGCTTGCTCGCCTCGACGTCGTCGGAGGTGGTCCAGGCGTCGGCGAGTTCGCGAGCTTCGACGAGGTCGAGGAAGTGCTCGACATGATCGCTCTTGCCGGAGCTGGCGAGAACGATGTGGAACCCACGCCTCTTCACCTCCGCGAGAAGGTCGTGCGCTCCCTCGAAGGGTTTCACCTCGTCGATGAGGGAGTCGAACTCCTCGGTCCACGCCGTCCGCAAGGCCTCGCCGTGCTCGCGCTCGACGTCGTCGCTGGTGAGGGACGCGACGAGCTGATCCCCGCCCATGCCGATGGCGCGGTGGATCCGCCAGATCGGCAGCACGATGTCGTGCCGCAGGAATGAGCGGTACCACGCGAGGGCGTGCTGGTAGTTGGTGTCGACGAGGGTGCCGTCGACGTCGAAGATCGCGGTGTCTGCCATGTCCTCCACGACACACGTCCGGCGGCGCGAGTGCACGCCCGTTGCAGTCCCTCGCGCCCTCCGCTAGAGTTTTACTGAACGATCGGTCTGTAAAAGGAGTCGACGATGACGATGACCGCCCCCACGACGGAGGCCCTCGACGGCGAGGCGATGTTCGACGCCCTCATCGAGGCCGACGGACGCATCGAGCCGCGCGACTGGATGCCCGACGGCTACCGGCGCACGCTCATTCGCCAGATCTCGCAGCACGCGCACTCCGAGATCATCGGCATGCAGCCCGAGGGGGCATGGATCACGCGCGCCCCGAGCCTCAAGCGCAAGTCGATCCTGCTCGCGAAGGTGCAGGACGAGGCCGGTCACGGGCTCTACCTGTACTCCGCCGCGCAGACCCTCGGCATGACGCGCGACGAGATGACGCAGCAGCTGGTCGACGGCAAGGCGCGGTACTCGTCGATCTTCAACTACCCGACCCCGACGTGGGCCGACATGGGGGCGATCGGTTGGCTCGTCGACGGCGCCGCGATCTGCAACCAGGTGCCCCTGTGCCGCGCCTCGTACGGGCCGTACGGACGCGCGATGGTGCGCGTCTGCAAGGAGGAGTCGTTCCACCAGCGCCAGGGATTCGAGATCCTGCTGACGCTCATGAAGGGCACCGACGAGCAGCGGCAGATGGCTCAGGATGCCGTGGACCGGTGGTACTGGCCGAGCCTCATGATGTTCGGGCCCCCTGACGACGACTCGCCCAACTCGGCGCAGTCGATGGCGTGGAACATCAAGCGTTTCAGCAACGACGATCTGCGCCAGCGGTTCGTCTCGATGCTCGTGCCGCAGGCCGCGGTGTTGGGCGTGACCCTGCCCGACCCCGAGCTGCGTTTCAACGACGAGACCGGCCAGTACGACATGGGCGAGATCGATTGGACCGAGTTCCATGAGGTGCTCGCCGGTCGAGGGCCGCTCAACCGCCAGCGTCTGCAGAACCGTCGCGCCGCGCACGAAGAGGGCGCCTGGGTGCGCGAGGCCGCGGCGGCCTATGCCGCGAAGAAGAGCGCTGCCCGTACCGAGACGGCGGCTGTCTGATGGCCACCCCCGGCGGCAGCCCCGCCGAGACCTGGCCGCTGTGGGAGGTCTTCGTGCGCGCGAATCGCGGTTTGAGCCACGTGCACGTGGGCTCGCTCCACGCCCCCGATGCCGAGCTCGCGGTGCGCAACGCCCGCGACCTCTACACCCGTCGCGGGGAGGGCGTGTCGGTGTGGGTCGTGCCCTCGGATGCCGTGACCACGAGCGACCCGGGAGCCAAGGGCGCGTTCTTCGAGTCGCCCGCGGGAAAGAACTACCGGCACGCGGTGTACTACACCGCCTCCGAGGGGGTGCCGCACCTGTGAGCACCTGGACCGACCGCGGTGCAGCGCCGGCGGCTGAGCCCGTCGAAGCCCCTGACGACCCGCACGGCGACGTCTCGCTCGACGCGCGCGAGCTGTCGGCCGAGCTCGCCGGGGGAGAGGACCGCGCGACCGACCCCGACGTCGCCGCGTACGCCCTGCGCCTCGGTGACGACGCCCTGATCCTGTCGCAGAACCTCTGCGGCTGGATCGCCCGTGCGCCCGAGCTCGAAGAAGACGTCGCCCTCGGCAACATCGCCCTCGACCTGCTCGGCCACGCTCGCTCGCTCCTGCGGTACGCGGGGTCGTACGACAGCCGCAGCGAAGACGACCTCGCCTACTGGCGCGACGAGCCGGACTTCCGTAGCGCCTGGCTGTTCGAGCTCCCGAACGGCGACTTCGCCCACACGATCGCCCGTCAGCTCCTGGCATCCGCGTATCTGCTCGAGCTGTACCGCGACCTCACGGCATCCGCCGATCCGGTGATCTCGGCGGTCGCGGCGAAGGCCGAGAAAGAGGTCGACTACCACCGCGATCACGCCGTGCAGTGGACGCTGCGTCTCGCCGGCGGCACCGACGAGTCGCGTCGACGCTTCCTCGTCGCCCTCGACGACGTGTGGCCGTACCTCGACGAACTGTTCCGCGACGAGCCGCTGCACGAGCGTCTCGAGGGGATCGCCGTGCGTCCCTCGACGCTGCGCGGTCGCGTCGACGACGTGCTCACCGCCGTCCTGGCCGAAGAGGACGTTCCCGTCCCTTCGATCCCCGGTTCCTCCGCGGGGGGTCGCCGCGGTGCGCACCACCCGTCTTTCGGGCCGTTGCTCGCCGAGATGCAGGTGCTGGCCCGCCGGCATCCGGGGGCGACGTGGTGACCGCGACCCTCGCGCACGCGCGCGAGGTCGTCGCGGCCGTCGTCGACCCCGAGGTGCCCGTGCTCACGATCGACGACCTTGGGGTGCTCCGCGACGTGCGCCTCGACGGCGACACCGTCAGTGTCACGATCACCCCGACCTACTCGGGGTGCCCCGCGGTCGACGCGATCCGCGACGACATCGTGCTCGCGCTCACCTCGGCCGGCTTCGACCACGCCGTGGTGAAGACGACGCTGACCCCCGCGTGGACAACCGACTGGATGAGCGATGACGGCAAGCGCAAGCTCACCGAGTACGGCATCGCCCCGCCGACCGGCCGCGCGCCCGCGGGACCCATCCGCGTGAAGCTCAGCGTCGCGTGCCCCCGCTGCGGATCCCTCGAGACCCGCGAGGTCTCGCGCTTCGGCTCCACCTCGTGCAAGTCGCACTGGGAATGCCGCGCGTGCCTCGAACCCTTCGACCACTTCAAGGCCCTCTGATGACGATGACGGATGCCGTGAACCCGGCCGCCACACCGGGAACCCCGCGGGCCCGCGCCCGCTTCCACACCCTGCGCGTCGCCGACGTGCGCCCCCTCACCCCGACCGCGATCGAGGTGACCTTCGCGGTGCCCGACGACCTCGCGGACGCGTTCGACTACGCGCCCGGGCAGTACGTCGCGCTCCGCGCCCGTATCGACGGCGAGGAGCTGCGCCGCTCGTACTCGATCTGCCGTCCGCCGGCGCGC from Microbacterium testaceum includes these protein-coding regions:
- the paaI gene encoding hydroxyphenylacetyl-CoA thioesterase PaaI, coding for MMQNDRASAMLGMVVEHDAPGESRVSMTVRDDMLNGFAITHGGLVFTLADTAFAIACNEDERVTVAGGADITFLKSTTAGQTLTATAARRARSGRTGLYDIRVTDETGDLVAEVRGRSITTDRRPLAADATSAIRARSARHAEVAAEDVQIAEAPSTSPAASTPNPAPERDEALTTTEVSR
- a CDS encoding AMP-binding protein, producing MTLTAASRPDFLASVDPTAIPLESLRALQLERLQWTVRHAYENVALYRRKFDEAGVHPDDIRSLDDIRLLPFTTKADLRETYPFGMFAVSMADVRRIHASSGTTGRPTVVGYTAGDLDRWADLVARSLSAAGIRAGDRVHNAYGYGLFTGGLGAHAGIERLGATVIPVSGGQTARQAQLIQDFEPDAILCTPSYLLTIADALESAGVDPRSTSLRVAVLGAEPWTNEMRHEIERRLDLVAVDIYGLSEVMGPGVASESALTKDGPHIWEDHFLPETIDGDSGEPVGDGELGELVFTSLTKEAFPVIRYRTRDLTRLQPGSAFPAMRRIEKITGRNDDMIILRGVNLFPTQIEEIVLGIETLTPYFVLELRREGRMDAMTVRIERHPALDREVCEVAGVVLQQRIKVLIGTTVDVRVEEPGVLPRSEGKYKRVYDLR
- a CDS encoding HAD family hydrolase codes for the protein MADTAIFDVDGTLVDTNYQHALAWYRSFLRHDIVLPIWRIHRAIGMGGDQLVASLTSDDVEREHGEALRTAWTEEFDSLIDEVKPFEGAHDLLAEVKRRGFHIVLASSGKSDHVEHFLDLVEARELADAWTTSDDVEASKPAPDLVQTALDRVPGSRGLMIGDSPWDAIAASKASVPTIAVRTGGFSREELTGAGAESVFDSLRDLIDGLDGTPLARAEG
- the paaA gene encoding 1,2-phenylacetyl-CoA epoxidase subunit PaaA; the protein is MTMTAPTTEALDGEAMFDALIEADGRIEPRDWMPDGYRRTLIRQISQHAHSEIIGMQPEGAWITRAPSLKRKSILLAKVQDEAGHGLYLYSAAQTLGMTRDEMTQQLVDGKARYSSIFNYPTPTWADMGAIGWLVDGAAICNQVPLCRASYGPYGRAMVRVCKEESFHQRQGFEILLTLMKGTDEQRQMAQDAVDRWYWPSLMMFGPPDDDSPNSAQSMAWNIKRFSNDDLRQRFVSMLVPQAAVLGVTLPDPELRFNDETGQYDMGEIDWTEFHEVLAGRGPLNRQRLQNRRAAHEEGAWVREAAAAYAAKKSAARTETAAV
- the paaB gene encoding 1,2-phenylacetyl-CoA epoxidase subunit PaaB, which encodes MATPGGSPAETWPLWEVFVRANRGLSHVHVGSLHAPDAELAVRNARDLYTRRGEGVSVWVVPSDAVTTSDPGAKGAFFESPAGKNYRHAVYYTASEGVPHL
- the paaC gene encoding 1,2-phenylacetyl-CoA epoxidase subunit PaaC, which gives rise to MSTWTDRGAAPAAEPVEAPDDPHGDVSLDARELSAELAGGEDRATDPDVAAYALRLGDDALILSQNLCGWIARAPELEEDVALGNIALDLLGHARSLLRYAGSYDSRSEDDLAYWRDEPDFRSAWLFELPNGDFAHTIARQLLASAYLLELYRDLTASADPVISAVAAKAEKEVDYHRDHAVQWTLRLAGGTDESRRRFLVALDDVWPYLDELFRDEPLHERLEGIAVRPSTLRGRVDDVLTAVLAEEDVPVPSIPGSSAGGRRGAHHPSFGPLLAEMQVLARRHPGATW
- the paaD gene encoding 1,2-phenylacetyl-CoA epoxidase subunit PaaD, giving the protein MVTATLAHAREVVAAVVDPEVPVLTIDDLGVLRDVRLDGDTVSVTITPTYSGCPAVDAIRDDIVLALTSAGFDHAVVKTTLTPAWTTDWMSDDGKRKLTEYGIAPPTGRAPAGPIRVKLSVACPRCGSLETREVSRFGSTSCKSHWECRACLEPFDHFKAL